In Nocardia sp. NBC_01327, the genomic stretch CAGAGTCCCTGCAGGATCGGCACATCCAGATCGGCGAGCGCGCCCACATCCCAGGCCTCGTCATCACCACCGGCCGAGGCGGTGGCCGGTTTGGTGCCGCCGGCCGCGAGCACGGTCACGATGAGCGCGTCTGCCTGGCGCAGCTCGGCCAGCAGATCGGTCTCGGCGGTCCGCAGCGAGGCGCAGTACACCGGCAGCGCCCGCGCGCCCTTGTCCTCGATAGCCTGGCACAGCGCATCGATATAGCCGGTGTTCCCGGCCAGATGCTGCGCCCGGTAATAGACGACCGCCACCGTCGGCGCACCCTCGGCTATCGGGCGCGAATCCCGTTCCAGCCGGCCCCAGCTGGGCAGCTCCACCGGCGGCTCGAAACCGAATCCGGTGAGCAGCACGGTGTCGGAGAGAAAGTTGTGCAGCTGCAAGAGGTTTCCGGGCCCACCGGCCGCCAGATAGTTGTGCGCGTCGGCGGCCACACCGCCGGGCACGGTGGAGCACTCCATGAGCTCGGCATCCGGTGCGATCTCACCGCCGAGCGCGACCAGCGGAGTCCCGCTGGCGCGCACCGCCTCCAGACCTTCCTCCCACGCCCGCTTACCGCCGAGAATGCGCACGATCACCAGATCGGCGCCCTCGAGCAGCGCAGGCAGATCCTCCGGCAGCAGTCGCGCGGGATTGGCGAGCCGATACTCGGCTCCACTGGCACGTGCGCTCAGCAGATCGGTATCGGACGTGGACAGCAGCAAAATCACAGGTTTCGGCCTTCCTCGGGTGACGCGCCCAGCACGGTGTGGCGCTCGACGGGAAGGTCTGACTGTCACAGTGGCGCGACCGCACCGGAATTGCACCGGCTACTTCCGTCCGACGAGCCCGCCGATGCTATCGCGCCCGGATCACAGTGCGGCAAAGCCTGGTCGGCAATGCTGTTCCGCTATGAAATCCGCGCGTACGCTGCCGGTATGCCGAACACACCAGGATGGGTCAGGCGGAATCGATTCGCTGCCTGGTCAGGATATCTTTGCGCATTGGTTGCCTTCGCAATGCTGGGCATGACTTTGGTCGCTGCCGGCAGTGGCAATACGCGGTACGCGATGCTCGCGGGCATCATCTTCGCCGCCACGGCTCTCTTCGGGATCACGGTGCAGTTGACCACCGTGCACCGGGACCATCTCGATCACCACAACACCCCGAACCTGCTCCAGGACACCTGGGAAACGTCACCGGCCTTCGCGCTGCGCCGCGGTGTCCCGAGCTCGATCGAACCGCACCAGGCCGGTTGGCCGGAATGGCAAGCGCAGCACGGACCTCGATAATCTCCCGCACCGCCGGTCGCCGTAGGCTTGACCGGTCATGACCCGAACAGATCCCGATTCCTGCCCGGGCGTGCTGCGCCTGCACGACGCCGCCGACGGGCCCCTCGCGCGTATTCGCGTGCCCGGTGGGCGCCTCACCCCGCAGCAGCTGCAGGCGCTCGCCGAGGCGTCGAGCGAACTCGCCGACGGCAGTATCGAACTCACCTCACGCGGCAATGTGCAGCTGCGGCAGGTGCGCGACGCACGCGCACTCGAAGCGCGGCTCACCGCGGCCGGGCTGCTGCCGAGCGCCTCGCACGAGCGCATTCGCAATATCATCGCCTCACCGCTGGCCGGGCGGGTCGGCGGCGCGGCCGATGTGCACGAACTGGTTCCCGCACTCGATGCAGGATTGCAGGCCGACCCGCGACTGGCGGAATTGCCGGGGCGCGTGCTCTTCACGCTCGATGACGGACGCGGTGATGTCAGCGGGCTCGGCGGGGATATCGGTGTGCACGCCGTGGATGGCGACACCTATGCCCTGCTGCTGGCGGGTGCGGACTCCGGGGTGCGGGTGCCCGCCGGCGACGCGGTCGACCTCATGCTCGCGGCGGCGCACGGCTTTCTCGAACTGCGCGACGGGCAGTGGCGGCTGCACGAGATCCCCGACGCCGGTCCCCGCCTCGCCGATCGCCTGCTGAATTCGCGGTCCGGTCTGGAGGCCAGTGCCGAATCCGTCGAAATCGTTGTGCGGCACGAGATTCCGATCGGCTGGATGACCCAGGGCGATGATCGCGTGGCATTGGGCGCGGGTGTGCCACTCGGTTCCCTGCCCGCGCGCACCGCCGAATTCATCGCCGCCGTCGAGCGGCCGATTCTGCTGACCCCGTGGCGCAGCCTGGTGATCGCCGATCTCGACGAATGGGCCGCCGAGCAGGTGGTGCGGGTGCTCGCCCCCATGGGATTGATCTTCGACGCCCACTCGCCCTGGCTACTGGCCAGTGCCTGCGCGGGCATGCCGGGCTGCGCGAAATCCCGGACCGATGTGCGCGCCGATGTGGCCGAGGCGGTCGAATCCGGCCGCATAGTGCCCGCAGGAGCACCCCAATTCGCGCGCGAAGGGCTGGAAGCCGCCGAGATCGTGGCCTCCGGCCGTCAGCACTGGTCCGGCTGCGAGCGGCGCTGCGGCCGCCCGCGCGGCGCGGTCACCGACATCATCGCCACCACCGACGGCTACCGCATCGATCCGGCCGACTGAGAATCTCATTTCGGCACGACTCCCCGGTCATGGGGGTGCGAGGTTTCCTCCGCACTGTTCATGGCGATCTTTCCGGCGCACAGTGGATGGTTCAGACAGCTTGGCGTGTTGTCCGGATCAGGCATACGGATCGGGTGCAGGAGGTCGGCATGACCATTTCGAGAATGGGCGATGAGGAGATCGCGGCCATGTCCGATGTGGAGCGGCGCGAGCTCATCAAACGATTGCGGGTGTGGGAGCCGCGGCTGCCGCGGCCCGAGGTGGTGCGGTTGCATCGCCGGATTCGATTGACGCTCATGGTCGGCGGATGTCTCGCCATGATTCCCTGGCTGGTGTACCTCGGTCTCACGCTGCCCGCCGACTATCACGCCCGCAACTGGTCGCTGACCTGGATCGGGTTCGATGTGCTGCTGGTGCTCATGATGGCCGCCACCGCCTATCTCGGGTGGCGGCGGCAGGTCCTGCTGGTACTGCCCGCCTTCGGCACCGGAATGCTGCTGCTGGTGGACGCCTGGTTCGATATCGTCACCGCCGCACCCGAGGATCTGTGGGTCTCGGTGACCACCGCGGTGGTCGCCGAGATTCCACTCGCCCTACTACAGATCAGCGGGGCGATCTTCCTGCTGCGATTCCTGGTGCAGGCGCATCCGCTGCACGATCCTGCGGTCAGTCCATGGAAGGCAACGCTGCCGTTCTGACCGAATGCTGTTCCATGGTGCAGCACTTCACACTGCCACCGGCCTTCAGCAATTCCGACAGGTCGATGCCCACCGGTTCGTAGCCGCGGGCCCGCAACTGCGCCGCCAAACCGGTCGCGCGCTCGCTCATGAAGACGTGGTAGCCGTCGCAGACGCCATTGAGGCCCAGCACATTCGCATCGTCCTCGGTGGCCAGTAGCGCGTCCGGGTACATGCCTGCGAGCAGCCGTGCGCTCTCACCGCTGAAGGCCGCCGGGTAGTAGGCGATGGTGTCATCGAGCACCATGAGCGCGGTATCGAGATGGTAGAAGCGCGGATCGATCAATTCCAGTGAGATGACCGGTAATTCGAAGAACTCCTGCACCTCCTCGTGTGCGGCGCGGGAGCTGCGGAATCCGGTGCCCGCCAGAATGCGGTCCCCGGCAATGGCGAAATCACCTTCGCCCTCATTGGTTTCGCGGGCGGCCAGCACCTGGGTGAAGCGTTGTGCGGCAAGCCAATCGTGATAGGCCGGGCCTTCGGCGGCGCGCTCGGGATTGGCGAAGCGGGCCGACAGCGCCCGGTCACCGATCACCAGACCGCCATTGGCGGCGAACACCATATCGGGCAGGGCGGCCACACCCTCGACCACATCGACCACATGCCCGTGCCGTTCATAGGTGGCGCGCAGGTTCTCCCACTGTGCCCGTGCCAGCGCACGATCCACGGGAGCGGAGGTGTCCATCCAGGGATTGATCGCGTAGTAGACGTCGAAGTGATCGGGGCGGCACATGAGGTAGCGGCGCGGAGTGGGGCGGCGGATGCCTGCGGGTTCGGGTGCGCGAAGCGTGGCTACGGAGGTCAACGAGGCTCCTTCGGGAACAGCGCGGACAATGCTTGATCCCGAAGGTAAATGGCGTACCGTTGCGCTTGAAATAGCGAATCGTTGCGTAGATTTATAAATTAGCGGCGAATCATTGCGTCGGTGGCGACAAGCAGCACACTTCCGCGAACGGAGAGACCGGTGGACGATCTCGATCGGCGAATTCTGGCCATTCTGCTGAAGCAGGCCCGCGCGTCCTTCCAGGAGATCGGCGCGATCGTCGGACTCTCCGCGCCGGCGGTCAAGCGCCGCGTAGACAAGATGGTGGCGGGCGGGCAGATCACCGGTTTCACCGCCCTGGTCAATCCCGCGGCACTGGGCTGGCGCACCGAGGCCTACGTCGAGGTCTACTACCGCGACAACATCTCCCCCGCCGAACTGCGCCGCAGCCTCGAACCCATCCCCCAGGTGATCGGTATCTGGACGATTGCCGGTGAGGCCGACGCCCTGGTGCACGTCATGGCCACCGATATGGCCGAAATCGAGGTCACCGTCGAGCGCATCCGGGAGAACGCCCGCGTCGGCCGCACCCGCAGCAGCATTGTCATGTCCCGATTGCTGGAACGCCCGCGCACCTGATTCCGAGGGGCCGACGCCACCCGCTCCCAGCTCACGCGCAGGGGAAATCTAGGGTGGACCCCATGTCCGACGTGCGCACCAGCTACCTCACCGACGGGGCCGAGATCTATCGGCGCTCGTTCGCGACCATTCGCTCCGAAGCGGATCTGGCCCGCTTCCCGGCGGACGTGTCGCAGGTGGTGGTGCGCATGATTCACGCCTGCGGGCAGGTGGATCTGGCCGGGGATGTCGAATTCAGCAACGATGTGGTGACCAGGGCGCGGGCCGCGATGCGCGCGGGCGCGCCCATTCTGTGCGATGCGAATATGGTCGCCTCGGGCGTCACCCGTAAACGGCTGCCCGCCGACAACGAGGTCCTGTGCCTGCTCGGTGATCCGCGGGTGCCGGGTCTCGCGGCCGAGATGAACAACACCAGATCCGTTGCGGCGCTGGAACTGCTGCGCGACCGGATGGAGGGTGCGGTGGTGGCCATCGGCAATGCGCCGACCGCGCTGTTCCACCTGCTCGACATGCTCGACGCCGGTGCCCCGAAACCCGCTGCCGTGCTCGGCATTCCGGTCGGCTTCATCGGCGCGGCCGAATCCAAGCAGGCCCTTGCCGAATACAGCGGCATCGAATTCCTGACCGTGCGTGGCCGGCGCGGCGGTAGCGCCATGACCGCTGCCGCCCTCAATGCGATTGCGAGCGAACAAGAATGAGCGGCAAGCTCTGGGGTGTGGGTCTGGGCCCCGGCGATCCGGAACTGGTGACGGTCAAGGCGGCGCGGATCATCGGCGCGGCCGATGTCATCGCCTTCCACAGCGCCCGGCACGGACGCAGCATCTCCCGCGCCATCGCGGCGCCCTATATGCGCGAGGGCCAGCTCGAAGAGCATCTCGTCTACCCGGTGACCACCGAGACCACCGATCACCCCGGTGGTTATCAGGGAGCCATCGACGAGTTCTACGAAACCGCCGCCGCGCGCCTCGCCGAACATCTGGCCGCCGGACGCTCGGTCGCCCTGCTCGCGGCCGGAGACCCGCTGTTCTACAGCTCTTTCCAGCACATGCACCGCCGCCTGGCCGACCACTTCGATACCGAGATCATTCCCGGCGTCACCTCGGTCAGCGCCGCCTCGGCCGCCCTGGGCACCCCGCTGGTCGAGGGCGATCAGGTCCTCACCGTCCTGCCCGGCACCATGCCCACGGACGAGCTCACCCGCCGCCTGCGCGAGGCCGACGGCGTCGCCATCATGAAACTCGGCCGCACCTACCCCGGCGTCCGCCAGGCCCTCGCCGACTCCGGCCGCCTCGCCGACGCCTACTACGTCGAACGCGCCAGCTCCACCCGCCAGCGTGTCCTGCGCGCCGCCGACGTGGACGAGGCCAGCGTTCCGTACTTCGCCATCACCGTGGTCCCCGGCCCGAAGCCGGTCACGCGAATCACCCTGACGGACACCACGTCCGGCGCTTCATCGACCGAATCCACGCTCGCGGCCGCCGGATCCGCAGGCGCGGTCGATACGCCCCGCCGCACTGCCCCCGGAGCAGTGACATCACGCGCAGCCACCGCGCAGGCCGCGACCGACACAGCCGCCGGTACTCCCGCACCGAGAGCGAGCACATCCGCAGGGGATACCGTCGTTACGACCACGAGCACCACAGCTGCCGATACCGCTGCGGTTCATATCCTTCCATCGAGCGCACCCGCCGCGGATACTGCCGGGACAGGTGCCGTGACGGTGCCTACCGCTCCGTCGACCGCGCCCGCCGCAGATCCCACTGCCACGACGACGAGCACGATTGTCGCCGGCACCGTGGCGGCTCTCGCCGTCGCCGCGAGCGCGGCCGCGGCGCAGGACGATTCGATCGGTGAGGTGGTGGTGATCGGACTGGGACCCGGGGCCGCGGAGTGGACTACGCCGGAGGTGACGCGCGCGCTGGCCGAGGCTACCGATATCGTTGGCTACGCGACGTATGTGAATCGGGTGCCGGAGCGGGTGGGACAGCGACGGCATTCCAGTGACAACAAGGTCGAATCCGAGCGGGCGGCAATGGCTTTGGATCTGGCCAAGGGTGGTGCGAGGGTCGTGGTTGTTTCGGGTGGAGATCCCGGGGTATTCGCCATGGCGGCGGCGGTGGTCGAGGAGTCGGCCGACCCGCAGTGGCGCGATGTGCCGGTCCGAGTGCTGCCCGGGGTGACCGCGGCCAGCGCCGTGGCCAGCCGCGCGGGTGCACCGCTCGGGCACGATTTCGCCATGATCTCGCTGTCGGATCGGCTGAAGCCGTGGGAGGTGGTGGCCGGGCGGATCTCCGCGGTGGCCGCCGCGGATATGGCGTTCGCCGTCTACAACCCGGCGTCGTCGCAGCGCACCTGGCAGGTGGCCGCCATGCGTGATCTCGTGCTCGAGCACCGCACGCCGGAGACCCCGGTGGTGATCGGGCGGGATGTGGGCGGTCCGGCCGAGTCGGTGCGGGTGGTCACCCTCGCCGAGCTGGACCCGGCCGAGGTGGATATGCGCACCCTGCTGATCGTGGGCGCGTCGACCACCACGGTGTTCGACGCGGCCGGCGGGCCCCGGGTGTTCACTTCTCGACGGTACGGCGACTAATATTCCATAGTGGAATGCAGGCTGGAAGGAGTGTAGTGGCAGACGACAAGACGCGGCGCCCTCTCAATTCGACGGCCGCATCGTTATTGGGATTCCTCCATCAGGGCGATATGTCCGGCTGGGACCTGGTCGCCCAGGCGCAGGATCGCATCGGCGACTTCTGGACCATCACCCAGAGTCAGGTGTACCGCGAGCTGGCGACCATGCATCAGCACGGCCTCGTCGAGAAGGGCGAGGCCGGAGCGCGCGACCGCACGCCCTACCGCATTACCGAGGACGGCCGGGAGGCGTTCGCGGAGTGGATCGCCCGCGATCCGGGCGCGGAGACCATCCGGGTGCCACTGCTGCTCACCCTGTCCTTCGGCGAATTCGTCGATCCGGCCCGCCTGGAACGCATTATCGCCGCCAATCGCCCACTGCACGAACAGCGCCTGACCTCCTACCTCGCCGGACACGACGAGGAGCGCATGTCACCGTTCGAGCGCGCCACGGTGGATTTCGGCATTCGCTACGAACGCGCGGTACTGGACTGGTTCGACCGCCTCCCCGAGCTGCTCGACCCCAGCAGCCGGTTGTCCTAAACCTGTCACCCGATTGCCCTAGACCTGTTGCCGCAGCCAATCCCACGCTGCGGCAACAGTTTCCACCCGTACCGCACCTGCGGGCAACGGCGGCCGTTCGATCATCACGACAGGCAGCGCGAGCGCGCGGGCAGCGGCGAGTTTGGCCTCGGTCAAGGCTCCCCCGCTGTCCTTCGTCACCAGCACATCGATCCGCTGATCGGTGAACAGCGCGGTTTCCTCCGCGACGCTGAAAGGTCCACGCGCCAGCAGCAATTCATGCCGCGACGGCACCGCGTCCTCGGGCGGGTCGATGGCCCGAATCAGAAACCACTGCGGCGAGCCCGCGAAGGCCGCCACCCCTTGCCTGCCGATGGTGAGGAACACCCGCTCCCCCAGTCCAGCAACGGTTTCCGCCGCACCGGCCAGATCCGGCACCCGTATCCACCGATCCCCCGCCTGCTCACTCCAGCCCGGGCGGCGCACATGCAGCACCGGCAACCCCGCCTCCGCAGCCGCCCACGCGGCATTGGCGGTAATCCCCCCGGCGAAAGGGTGCGTGGCATCAACCACCCCCTCGATCCCATTCTCGGCAATCCACGTCCGCAGCCCGTCCGCTCCCCCGAATCCCCCCACACGCACCGCGCCCACCGGCAACACGGGTTCGCGCACACGTCCGGCGAGCGAGGACACAATCTCGAATCCTCGCTCACCGGAAGCGATATCAGCGATTTCCCGGGCCTCCCGGGTACCCCCCAGAATCAGAATCTTCAGAGCCGCTCACCACTCTCCTGAGTAGTGCCGACAGCAGCGGCACAGCCGGTCCCAGCGTCCGTGCAGGATAGCGCCTCGGGCCCAGCCTGGACGGTCCGCTGGGCGAGCAGGGTGAGCGCGTTCTCCGAACGCGATCCGCTCGCGGTGGTGACGACGGCGACGGACTGCTCCGGTGAGCGAGCCACGATCAGGATGTGCTGGGTGACCGTGAGCGTGCCCACCAGGGGGTGGCGGAGTTCGTACTCGTCGGCTTCGCACGGGGTGACCCGGTGATCGCTCCACAGTGTCGCGAACGTGGGGCTTTTCATGGACAGCTCACCGATCAGGGAGGCCAGTCGCGCGTCCTCGGGGTGCCGACCGGCGACGAGGCGAAGATTGCCGACCACGGCGCGGGCCTTGCGCTGCCAATCCACGTACAGGTCGCGGGTGTGCGGGTCGAGGAACAGGAGGCGGGCCAGATTCGGGCGATCGGCGGGGCGATCCGGCGCGCCGGCATCGATGTGCCCGGCCAGCAGCGCGTGACCGAGCGTGTTCCAGGCCAGCACATCGGTGCGCCGGCCGAGGACCATGGCGGGCGCGGTCTCGAACGAGCGCAGCAGATCACGGGTCAGCGGGCTGAGCCGCTCCGGCGCCGGAGCGCGCTGCGGCCGGGGACGCTGGGTGGCGAGTTCACGCAGATGGGCCCGTTCATGCTCATCGAGCCGCAAGGCCGCGGCGAGCGCGTCCAGGATGGCATCGGACGCATTGACCGACTGGCCCTGTTCCAGGCGTGTGTAGTAGGACACGCTCACCCCCGCCAGCTGGGCCAGTTCCTCCCGGCGCAGCCCGCTCACTCGCCGCCGCTGCGGAAACGACTGCAGGCCGACCTCTTCCGGACGTAGACGTGCACGTCGCGCATGCAGGAACTCCCCCAGCTGACCAGCGATACCCGAACTCACCTCCCCAGTATGCGTCGCACCCGCACGGCGAGCCTGTCCCTGCCCGGGGTAGGCACAAGCAGGGCTGGTTGACCCCGCGCACCTCGCCGCACGCTGGTCGAAAGATCAACGAACGGCAAAGGAGCAGCTGTGAACGACACGGTTATGAATGACATCGTGCTCGGAGATGTGACGATCACCCGGGTCATGGAGTACTCCGGCTCGGTCGAGATGTCGCCGGCCACCTTCTTCCCGGAAAGCCCCGACACGGCATGGCGGCAGCACCAGTCCTGGCTTGCGCCGGACTTTCTCGACCCGCAGACCGACGCGTGCCGATCGGCTCTGCAGACCTGGGTGCTGCGCAGCGAGGGCAAGACGATCCTCATCGACACCGGCGCGGGCAATCACAAGGAGCGGCCGTACGCGCCGGTATGGGGTCACCTGGACACCGACTTCCTGGACAATCTCGCTCGCGCCGGGATCGCACCCGAGGACGTCGACGTGGTGGTCAATACACATTTGCATGTGGACCATGTCGGCTGGAACACCCGCCTGCACGACCGCACCTGGGTGCCGACCTTCCCCAATGCCACCTACCTCATGCCCAGGCGCGATTTCGATTTCTGGAATCCCGCCAACGGCCACGAGACAGTGTTCGGGCGCGGCAACCAGAACGTCTTCGAGGACAGTGTGGCCCCGGTGCACCAGGACGGCCGAACGGTGCTGTGGGAGAACAGCTATCGGATCGATGCGAACTTGACCCTGGACCTCGCACCCGGGCACACACCCGGTTCGTCGGTGGTGACGCTGGAGTCGGGCGGCGATCGGGCGCTGTTCGTCGGCGATCTGCTGCACAGTCCACTGCAGTTCATCGAACCCGATATCAACAGCTGCTTCTGTGAGGATCCGGTGCAGGCCAGTGCCACTCGGCGGCGGTTGCTGGGCTGGGCCGCGGAGCAGCACGCGCTGGTGTTGCCCGCGCACCTCGCGGGGCACGGCGCCGCCGAGGTCGCGCGCGAGGGCGGCCGGTTCTTCATCAAGGAGTGGGCCGGCTTCGACCGCATCTGACCCGCCTCCGATCCGCAGAACAGGGAGCAAGCAGTGTCCGACCCGATCGTCACCACCACCGAGGGACTCGTCCGCGGCCGCGCCGAGAACAGCGCCCGCGTTTTCCTCGATATCCCCTATGCCGCACCGCCGTTCGGCGCGGCACGGTTCACCGCACCCATGCCGCACGCACCATGGCAGGGCGTTCGAGACGCCACCCGTCCCGGGCCGACCGCACCGCAGCCACGCCGGGACGGCTTCGGGACCCTCGACATGTCACCCTATTTCGGTCCCGGCTGGGTACCCGGCGAGGACTATCTGACGGTGAATGTGTGGGCGCCCTCGACGGCCCGCAACAGCCCCGTCATGGTTTTCGTGCACGGCGGCGGGTTCGTCGCCGGTTCCACCCGGTCCCCGCTGTACGACGGAACGGCTTTCGCCCGCGACGGCGTCGTGCTGGTGACTCTCAATTACCGGCTGGGCATCTCCGGATTCCTCGATCTGCCCGGCGCACCGGCCGATCGCGGTCTGCTCGACGTTCTCGCCGCACTGCGCTGGGTGCGCGGCAATATCGAAGCGTTCGGCGGTGATCGCGGCAATGTCACCGTATTCGGCCAGTCCGCCGGGGCGACGATCATCACCGGAATACTCGCGCACCCCGACGCGCGGGGCCTGTTCCATCGCGCAATCGTGCAGAGCGGCAACGGGCTCGGCGCCTTCACCGGCGAGCAGGCGGCACGAGTCACCCATGCCGCCGCCACCGCGCTCGGTATCGAGCCCACAGTCCCCGCCTTCGCCCGGATACCGGACGAACAGCTCATCGCGGTCCTACCGAAGCTCACCGGACTCGACCTGAGGACCGCTACCGACTACGACCCGCTGGTCGGACTGAGCCCGTTCAGCCTGGTGCTGGAGCATCAGCCCGCCGACACCGTGGCCGCGGGGGCCGGTGCGGAGATAGCCCTCCTCGTCGGCACCACCACCGAGGAGGGCAATCTCTACCTCGCGCCGCAGGGCAACCTGACAACCTCGACCGATCAGGACGTGCAAGACATCGCTACCAGGGTCCATCCAGACCCCGCCGCGCTGATCGCACACCACCGCGCGCACCGCCCGCAGGCCACGCCGGGTCACCTCCGCTCGGCAATCCTGGGCGACGCGTTATTCGGCATCGGCACCCGCCGACTCGTACGGGCACATGCCACCCATGCCCCGACCTACACCTACGAATTCACTTGGCGCTCAACCGCACTGAATGGCGAACTCGGTGCCGCGCACACGGTGGAACTGCCCTATGTATTCGACCACCTGCATCTGCCCGCACTCCGCGGCCCCCGCGGGCTGCTCGGCGACACCGAACCTCCCGCTACGCTCGCCACCGAGATGCACGGCGCGTGGGTCCATTTCGCCCGCACCGGCAATCCAGGCTGGACACCGCAGGAAACCCATTCCTTCTCCGCAGTTCCTCACCCGGAGTAATGGGATCGAGAACTGCTGTGCCCGTGGCGAAGTCCCCACTCTTCGCGGCATCTCACGGGATGGGGATCTCGTTCAGCTGGAAGAGGCTTCCCGGGCCTCCCGTGCTCAGTGCGGGGATGGACGCGATGAAGTCGTGTACGTGGCCGGTTGCGAGGTGGGCGTCGAATGCGGCTGCGCTGGTGTAGATCTCGTAGAGGTAGAAGCGGCCCGGGATATCACGGGCTTCGTAGGCGGTGAAGGTGACGCAACCCGGTTCGTTCCGTACCGCGCGGACCAGGTCGACGATCCTCTCCCGAAACGCTTCGGCCAAACCGGGTTTGGCATCGAGGACCGCGAGCATCGGGCGCGGCGTCGGATCGGTGACATCGACGCGCATACTGC encodes the following:
- the cobG gene encoding precorrin-3B synthase gives rise to the protein MTRTDPDSCPGVLRLHDAADGPLARIRVPGGRLTPQQLQALAEASSELADGSIELTSRGNVQLRQVRDARALEARLTAAGLLPSASHERIRNIIASPLAGRVGGAADVHELVPALDAGLQADPRLAELPGRVLFTLDDGRGDVSGLGGDIGVHAVDGDTYALLLAGADSGVRVPAGDAVDLMLAAAHGFLELRDGQWRLHEIPDAGPRLADRLLNSRSGLEASAESVEIVVRHEIPIGWMTQGDDRVALGAGVPLGSLPARTAEFIAAVERPILLTPWRSLVIADLDEWAAEQVVRVLAPMGLIFDAHSPWLLASACAGMPGCAKSRTDVRADVAEAVESGRIVPAGAPQFAREGLEAAEIVASGRQHWSGCERRCGRPRGAVTDIIATTDGYRIDPAD
- the ddaH gene encoding dimethylargininase, translated to MTSVATLRAPEPAGIRRPTPRRYLMCRPDHFDVYYAINPWMDTSAPVDRALARAQWENLRATYERHGHVVDVVEGVAALPDMVFAANGGLVIGDRALSARFANPERAAEGPAYHDWLAAQRFTQVLAARETNEGEGDFAIAGDRILAGTGFRSSRAAHEEVQEFFELPVISLELIDPRFYHLDTALMVLDDTIAYYPAAFSGESARLLAGMYPDALLATEDDANVLGLNGVCDGYHVFMSERATGLAAQLRARGYEPVGIDLSELLKAGGSVKCCTMEQHSVRTAALPSMD
- a CDS encoding Lrp/AsnC family transcriptional regulator, with amino-acid sequence MDDLDRRILAILLKQARASFQEIGAIVGLSAPAVKRRVDKMVAGGQITGFTALVNPAALGWRTEAYVEVYYRDNISPAELRRSLEPIPQVIGIWTIAGEADALVHVMATDMAEIEVTVERIRENARVGRTRSSIVMSRLLERPRT
- a CDS encoding precorrin-8X methylmutase; translated protein: MSDVRTSYLTDGAEIYRRSFATIRSEADLARFPADVSQVVVRMIHACGQVDLAGDVEFSNDVVTRARAAMRAGAPILCDANMVASGVTRKRLPADNEVLCLLGDPRVPGLAAEMNNTRSVAALELLRDRMEGAVVAIGNAPTALFHLLDMLDAGAPKPAAVLGIPVGFIGAAESKQALAEYSGIEFLTVRGRRGGSAMTAAALNAIASEQE
- the cobJ gene encoding precorrin-3B C(17)-methyltransferase, which translates into the protein MSGKLWGVGLGPGDPELVTVKAARIIGAADVIAFHSARHGRSISRAIAAPYMREGQLEEHLVYPVTTETTDHPGGYQGAIDEFYETAAARLAEHLAAGRSVALLAAGDPLFYSSFQHMHRRLADHFDTEIIPGVTSVSAASAALGTPLVEGDQVLTVLPGTMPTDELTRRLREADGVAIMKLGRTYPGVRQALADSGRLADAYYVERASSTRQRVLRAADVDEASVPYFAITVVPGPKPVTRITLTDTTSGASSTESTLAAAGSAGAVDTPRRTAPGAVTSRAATAQAATDTAAGTPAPRASTSAGDTVVTTTSTTAADTAAVHILPSSAPAADTAGTGAVTVPTAPSTAPAADPTATTTSTIVAGTVAALAVAASAAAAQDDSIGEVVVIGLGPGAAEWTTPEVTRALAEATDIVGYATYVNRVPERVGQRRHSSDNKVESERAAMALDLAKGGARVVVVSGGDPGVFAMAAAVVEESADPQWRDVPVRVLPGVTAASAVASRAGAPLGHDFAMISLSDRLKPWEVVAGRISAVAAADMAFAVYNPASSQRTWQVAAMRDLVLEHRTPETPVVIGRDVGGPAESVRVVTLAELDPAEVDMRTLLIVGASTTTVFDAAGGPRVFTSRRYGD
- a CDS encoding PadR family transcriptional regulator — protein: MQAGRSVVADDKTRRPLNSTAASLLGFLHQGDMSGWDLVAQAQDRIGDFWTITQSQVYRELATMHQHGLVEKGEAGARDRTPYRITEDGREAFAEWIARDPGAETIRVPLLLTLSFGEFVDPARLERIIAANRPLHEQRLTSYLAGHDEERMSPFERATVDFGIRYERAVLDWFDRLPELLDPSSRLS
- a CDS encoding cobalt-precorrin-6A reductase, translating into MKILILGGTREAREIADIASGERGFEIVSSLAGRVREPVLPVGAVRVGGFGGADGLRTWIAENGIEGVVDATHPFAGGITANAAWAAAEAGLPVLHVRRPGWSEQAGDRWIRVPDLAGAAETVAGLGERVFLTIGRQGVAAFAGSPQWFLIRAIDPPEDAVPSRHELLLARGPFSVAEETALFTDQRIDVLVTKDSGGALTEAKLAAARALALPVVMIERPPLPAGAVRVETVAAAWDWLRQQV
- a CDS encoding helix-turn-helix transcriptional regulator, which encodes MSSGIAGQLGEFLHARRARLRPEEVGLQSFPQRRRVSGLRREELAQLAGVSVSYYTRLEQGQSVNASDAILDALAAALRLDEHERAHLRELATQRPRPQRAPAPERLSPLTRDLLRSFETAPAMVLGRRTDVLAWNTLGHALLAGHIDAGAPDRPADRPNLARLLFLDPHTRDLYVDWQRKARAVVGNLRLVAGRHPEDARLASLIGELSMKSPTFATLWSDHRVTPCEADEYELRHPLVGTLTVTQHILIVARSPEQSVAVVTTASGSRSENALTLLAQRTVQAGPEALSCTDAGTGCAAAVGTTQESGERL
- a CDS encoding MBL fold metallo-hydrolase — its product is MNDIVLGDVTITRVMEYSGSVEMSPATFFPESPDTAWRQHQSWLAPDFLDPQTDACRSALQTWVLRSEGKTILIDTGAGNHKERPYAPVWGHLDTDFLDNLARAGIAPEDVDVVVNTHLHVDHVGWNTRLHDRTWVPTFPNATYLMPRRDFDFWNPANGHETVFGRGNQNVFEDSVAPVHQDGRTVLWENSYRIDANLTLDLAPGHTPGSSVVTLESGGDRALFVGDLLHSPLQFIEPDINSCFCEDPVQASATRRRLLGWAAEQHALVLPAHLAGHGAAEVAREGGRFFIKEWAGFDRI